One genomic segment of Pagrus major chromosome 13, Pma_NU_1.0 includes these proteins:
- the ltbp3 gene encoding latent-transforming growth factor beta-binding protein 3 isoform X3: MPSLIARLLVIWLSVHRLVWCTERSSTRERFKVVIAPLICKRICLKGQCQDTCEQGNNTTLIAENGQAADTLIGQGFRVVVCPLTCMNGGVCSSRKHCLCPPGFTGRLCQFPLQQTQQAQAARGNKQPVYPISLKPDGLKLGEQSAIGRTQLTQTHSIFTLPLTQVGHHSSEVQINLRVHHTPDTHVVIQPLDPSDIKPPHKMGPRPIPTRHKPKGRCFQETTPKQACNSTPLPVLTNQEDCCGTVGNSWGQNKCYQCPKLPNASVKQTIVEDYDSTCPQGYKRFNSTHCQDINECSMQGVCQNGDCLNTLGSFKCSCKAGLVLERNRCVIETESPNDLAQCFLLASESRGCEHPLPTPLTQEVCCCTVGKAWGRNCERCPQVGTVAFSQICPAGKGYVLQNIRETIIFPRKPDKEEPKRPERPPETTTAAQQAPTTTSGPRVPVVKPTPPTIIRLTPGNVPFETQTKVLPETDECKLRNICGHGECENSLNGHICHCHPGYHLNPQRNICEDNNECESDPCGHGRGLCVNIEGSYKCLCRQGYKHMVQHGRLKCIDVNECSKQDICGVGGQCVNLPGSYKCECHSGFRSKSHRHPVCEDINECLNPDTCPSEQCENTPGSYECVPCLPGHEARSGICYDNNECQKPGICPNGRCENLPGTYRCLCNEGFLPSSDSKGCSDIDECEDVRLCAYGRCINTEGSFQCQCYPGYQRTQEGSHCEDINECERPSNCQRGRCINSMGSYHCECQKGYTLVGGRRCQDIDECAADRSLCQPYGSCENRPGSYLCVCNHGYVLSEDKHSCEAVRVLMDEKKECYLNLDDTVFCDSVLATNVTKQECCCSIGVGWGDHCEIYPCPVSKSDEFHSLCPNGQGLYLDEGLLYSLPAYHDIDECSLFADEICKKGHCENTLPGYECYCQQGFYYDSNLLECIDVNECHDESKCINGQCVNTEGSFYCNCNRPWTPDINKKMCLMATIADVNECEDPANCKNGHCVDTPGSYYCICSPPWMLATDRNSCVTPEEQADRTAAHKDVCFLQVDEGLICSEPRNGMVVTYSECCCHYGRGWGPECNTCPPRNSEMFSRLCEMHLETESDGEQDFLAAFANYNPGKNPGDSSEEDSDECSCANGRCVRSYLGTMCECNTGFRLDHSRTRCIDIDECAEPGARVSPCRNARCVNTAGSYKCFCKNGFMASRRPNQCIRRRAR; encoded by the exons ttgTGTGTCCCCTGACGTGTATGAATGGAGGAGTATGCAGCTCGAGGAAACACTGCCTGTGCCCGCCTGGCTTCACCGGGCGGCTCTGCCAGTTTCCACTCCAGCAGACGCAGCAAGCTCAGGCAGCGCGAGGCAACAAGCAGCCTGTCTACCCCATATCTTTGAAGCCAGACGGCCTCAAACTGGGGGAGCAATCAGCCATAGGGCGTACCCAGTTGACGCAAACACACTCAATTTTCACCCTACCCTTGACACAAGTAGGGCACCACTCCTCTGAAG tgcAGATAAATTTACGTGTTCACCACACGCCAGACACCCATGTAGTCATTCAACCCCTCGACCCATCAGATATCAAGCCTCCTCACAAGATGGGGCCACGCCCGATCCCCACGAGGCACAAACCAAAGGGGCGCTGCTTCCAGGAGACCACACCCAAACAAGCT TGCAACAGCACCCCGCTTCCTGTTCTGACCAATCAGGAGGATTGCTGTGGCACTGTGGGGAATTCATGGGGACAAAACAAGTGTTATCAGTGCCCCAAACTACCAA ATGCATCAGTCAAGCAGACCATTGTGGAGGACTACGACTCTACCTGTCCACAAGGCTATAAAAGATTCAACAGCACACACTGTCAAG ATATCAACGAGTGCTCCATGCAGGGTGTCTGTCAGAACGGAGACTGTCTGAACACACTGGGGAGCTTCAAATGTTCCTGCAAGGCCGGTTTGGTGTTAGAAAGGAACCGATGTGTGATTG agacagagtctCCAAATGACCTGGCTCAGTGCTTCCTGTTAGCGTCTGAGTCCAGGGGCTGCGAGCATCCTCTGCCCACCCCCCTCACCCAGGAGGtgtgctgctgcactgtgggCAAAGCCTGGGGACGCAACTGTGAAAGATGTCCTCAGGTGGGCACAG TGGCCTTCAGTCAGATCTGCCCTGCTGGGAAAGGCTACGTCCTCCAAAATATAAGAGAGACCATCATCTTCCCTCGCAAGCCAGATAAGGAGG AACCAAAGCGGCCG GAGAGGCCTCCAGAGACGACGACTGCTGCCCAGCAGgctcccaccaccaccagcgGTCCTCGTGTGCCTG TTGTTAAACCCACCCCGCCAACGATCATCAGGTTGACCCCAGGCAATGTCCCCTTCGAAACACAGACCAAAGTCTTGC CAGAGACAGATGAATGCAAGCTAAGGAACATTTGTGGTCACGGAGAGTGTGAGAACAGCCTCAACGGCCACATCTGTCACTGTCACCCAGGCTACCATCTCAACCCGCAGAGGAACATCTGTGAGG ATAATAATGAGTGTGAGTCAGACCCGTGCGGCCATGGCAGAGGCCTCTGCGTCAACATAGAGGGAAGTTACAAGTGCCTCTGTCGTCAGGGGTATAAACACATGGTGCAGCACGGGAGACTGAAATGCATAG ATGTGAATGAGTGCTCAAAGCAGGACATCTGTGGTGTCGGAGGCCAGTGTGTGAACCTGCCCGGTTCTTATAAATGTGAATGTCACAGCGGGTTTCGGAGCAAGTCACACCGTCATCCAGTCTGTGAAG ACATAAATGAGTGTCTGAACCCTGACACTTGTCCCAGTGAGCAGTGTGAGAACACACCAGGCTCCTATGAGTGCGTCCCGTGCTTGCCTGGTCATGAGGCCCGATCTGGCATCTGCTATG ACAATAACGAGTGTCAGAAGCCCGGCATCTGTCCTAATGGCCGCTGTGAAAACCTCCCTGGTACTTACCGCTGCCTCTGCAACGAGGGCTTCCTCCCATCTTCAGACAGCAAAGGCTGCAGTG ACATTGATGAGTGTGAGGACGTCAGACTGTGTGCTTACGGCCGCTGCATCAATACAGAAGGCTCCTTCCAGTGCCAGTGCTACCCGGGATACCAGCGCACACAGGAGGGCAGCCACTGTGAAG ATATCAACGAGTGTGAGAGGCCGTCAAACTGTCAGAGAGGCCGCTGTATCAACAGCATGGGCTCGTACCACTGTGAGTGCCAGAAGGGCTACACGCTGGTCGGAGGCAGGAGATGCCAAG ACATAGATGAATGTGCCGCAGACAGAAGCCTCTGCCAGCCCTACGGCTCTTGTGAGAACAGACCCGGCTcgtatttgtgtgtctgcaatCACGGCTATGTCCTCTCAGAGGACAAGCACAGCTGTGAGG CAGTTCGAGTGCTGATGGACGAGAAGAAGGAGTGTTACCTGAACCTCGATGACACTGTGTTCTGCGACAGCGTCCTGGCCACCAACGTCACCAAGCAGGAGTGCTGCTGCTCTATTGGAGTGGGCTGGGGAGATCACTGTGAGATCTACCCCTGTCCTGTCTCCAAGTCAG ATGAGTTCCACTCCCTGTGTCCAAACGGGCAAGGCCTCTACCTCGATGAAGGACTGCTGTACAGCCTGCCTGCCTACCATG ATATCGATGAGTGTTCTTTGTTCGCTGATGAAATCTGTAAGAAGGGTCACTGTGAGAACACGCTGCCGGGCTACGAGTGCTACTGTCAGCAGGGCTTCTACTATGACAGCAACCTTCTCGAGTGCATTG ATGTGAACGAATGCCACGATGAGTCTAAATGTATTAACGGTCAGTGCGTCAACACCGAAGGCTCCTTCTACTGCAACTGTAACCGGCCCTGGACTCCAGACATTAACAAGAAGATGTGTCTGATGGCAACAATAGCAG ATGTGAATGAGTGTGAGGACCCAGCCAACTGTAAGAACGGCCACTGTGTGGACACTCCAGGGTCGTACTACTGCATCTGCTCTCCGCCTTGGATGCTGGCCACCGACCGTAACAGCTGTGTGACTCCTGAGGAGCAGGCTG ATCGTACTGCAGCCCACAAGGACGTGTGTTTCCTGCAGGTTGACGAGGGCTTGATCTGCAGCGAGCCCAGGAACGGCATGGTGGTGACCTACTCAGAGTGCTGCTGTCACTACGGTCGGGGCTGGGGGCCCGAGTGTAACACCTGTCCACCCAGAAACTCAG AGATGTTCAGTCGACTGTGTGAGATGCATCTGGAGACTGAGTCTGATGGGGAGCAGGATTTCCTGGCAGCTTTTGCCAACTACAACCCTGGTAAAAACCCTG GTGACAGTTCAGAGGAGGATTCGGATGAATGCAGCTGTGCAAATGGCCGCTGTGTCCGCTCCTACCTGGGCACCATGTGTGAATGTAACACAGGCTTTAGGCTGGACCACTCCCGCACCCGCTGTATAG aCATCGATGAGTGTGCAGAACCAGGAGCTCGTGTCAGTCCGTGTAGGAACGCTCGCTGCGTCAACACTGCTGGCTCATACAAGTGCTTCTGCAAAAATGGCTTCATGGCCTCACGCAGGCCAAACCAATGTATCCGTCGCAGAGCTCGGTAA
- the ltbp3 gene encoding latent-transforming growth factor beta-binding protein 3 isoform X1 → MPSLIARLLVIWLSVHRLVWCTERSSTRERFKVVIAPLICKRICLKGQCQDTCEQGNNTTLIAENGQAADTLIGQGFRVVVCPLTCMNGGVCSSRKHCLCPPGFTGRLCQFPLQQTQQAQAARGNKQPVYPISLKPDGLKLGEQSAIGRTQLTQTHSIFTLPLTQVGHHSSEVQINLRVHHTPDTHVVIQPLDPSDIKPPHKMGPRPIPTRHKPKGRCFQETTPKQACNSTPLPVLTNQEDCCGTVGNSWGQNKCYQCPKLPNASVKQTIVEDYDSTCPQGYKRFNSTHCQDINECSMQGVCQNGDCLNTLGSFKCSCKAGLVLERNRCVIETESPNDLAQCFLLASESRGCEHPLPTPLTQEVCCCTVGKAWGRNCERCPQVGTVAFSQICPAGKGYVLQNIRETIIFPRKPDKEEPKRPERPPETTTAAQQAPTTTSGPRVPVVKPTPPTIIRLTPGNVPFETQTKVLPETDECKLRNICGHGECENSLNGHICHCHPGYHLNPQRNICEDNNECESDPCGHGRGLCVNIEGSYKCLCRQGYKHMVQHGRLKCIDVNECSKQDICGVGGQCVNLPGSYKCECHSGFRSKSHRHPVCEDINECLNPDTCPSEQCENTPGSYECVPCLPGHEARSGICYDNNECQKPGICPNGRCENLPGTYRCLCNEGFLPSSDSKGCSDIDECEDVRLCAYGRCINTEGSFQCQCYPGYQRTQEGSHCEDINECERPSNCQRGRCINSMGSYHCECQKGYTLVGGRRCQDIDECAADRSLCQPYGSCENRPGSYLCVCNHGYVLSEDKHSCEAVRVLMDEKKECYLNLDDTVFCDSVLATNVTKQECCCSIGVGWGDHCEIYPCPVSKSDEFHSLCPNGQGLYLDEGLLYSLPAYHDIDECSLFADEICKKGHCENTLPGYECYCQQGFYYDSNLLECIDVNECHDESKCINGQCVNTEGSFYCNCNRPWTPDINKKMCLMATIADVNECEDPANCKNGHCVDTPGSYYCICSPPWMLATDRNSCVTPEEQADVNECQDPSYCKNGRCENTPGSFHCFCDPPLTFSAALKQCVYDDRTAAHKDVCFLQVDEGLICSEPRNGMVVTYSECCCHYGRGWGPECNTCPPRNSEMFSRLCEMHLETESDGEQDFLAAFANYNPGKNPGDSSEEDSDECSCANGRCVRSYLGTMCECNTGFRLDHSRTRCIDIDECAEPGARVSPCRNARCVNTAGSYKCFCKNGFMASRRPNQCIRRRAR, encoded by the exons ttgTGTGTCCCCTGACGTGTATGAATGGAGGAGTATGCAGCTCGAGGAAACACTGCCTGTGCCCGCCTGGCTTCACCGGGCGGCTCTGCCAGTTTCCACTCCAGCAGACGCAGCAAGCTCAGGCAGCGCGAGGCAACAAGCAGCCTGTCTACCCCATATCTTTGAAGCCAGACGGCCTCAAACTGGGGGAGCAATCAGCCATAGGGCGTACCCAGTTGACGCAAACACACTCAATTTTCACCCTACCCTTGACACAAGTAGGGCACCACTCCTCTGAAG tgcAGATAAATTTACGTGTTCACCACACGCCAGACACCCATGTAGTCATTCAACCCCTCGACCCATCAGATATCAAGCCTCCTCACAAGATGGGGCCACGCCCGATCCCCACGAGGCACAAACCAAAGGGGCGCTGCTTCCAGGAGACCACACCCAAACAAGCT TGCAACAGCACCCCGCTTCCTGTTCTGACCAATCAGGAGGATTGCTGTGGCACTGTGGGGAATTCATGGGGACAAAACAAGTGTTATCAGTGCCCCAAACTACCAA ATGCATCAGTCAAGCAGACCATTGTGGAGGACTACGACTCTACCTGTCCACAAGGCTATAAAAGATTCAACAGCACACACTGTCAAG ATATCAACGAGTGCTCCATGCAGGGTGTCTGTCAGAACGGAGACTGTCTGAACACACTGGGGAGCTTCAAATGTTCCTGCAAGGCCGGTTTGGTGTTAGAAAGGAACCGATGTGTGATTG agacagagtctCCAAATGACCTGGCTCAGTGCTTCCTGTTAGCGTCTGAGTCCAGGGGCTGCGAGCATCCTCTGCCCACCCCCCTCACCCAGGAGGtgtgctgctgcactgtgggCAAAGCCTGGGGACGCAACTGTGAAAGATGTCCTCAGGTGGGCACAG TGGCCTTCAGTCAGATCTGCCCTGCTGGGAAAGGCTACGTCCTCCAAAATATAAGAGAGACCATCATCTTCCCTCGCAAGCCAGATAAGGAGG AACCAAAGCGGCCG GAGAGGCCTCCAGAGACGACGACTGCTGCCCAGCAGgctcccaccaccaccagcgGTCCTCGTGTGCCTG TTGTTAAACCCACCCCGCCAACGATCATCAGGTTGACCCCAGGCAATGTCCCCTTCGAAACACAGACCAAAGTCTTGC CAGAGACAGATGAATGCAAGCTAAGGAACATTTGTGGTCACGGAGAGTGTGAGAACAGCCTCAACGGCCACATCTGTCACTGTCACCCAGGCTACCATCTCAACCCGCAGAGGAACATCTGTGAGG ATAATAATGAGTGTGAGTCAGACCCGTGCGGCCATGGCAGAGGCCTCTGCGTCAACATAGAGGGAAGTTACAAGTGCCTCTGTCGTCAGGGGTATAAACACATGGTGCAGCACGGGAGACTGAAATGCATAG ATGTGAATGAGTGCTCAAAGCAGGACATCTGTGGTGTCGGAGGCCAGTGTGTGAACCTGCCCGGTTCTTATAAATGTGAATGTCACAGCGGGTTTCGGAGCAAGTCACACCGTCATCCAGTCTGTGAAG ACATAAATGAGTGTCTGAACCCTGACACTTGTCCCAGTGAGCAGTGTGAGAACACACCAGGCTCCTATGAGTGCGTCCCGTGCTTGCCTGGTCATGAGGCCCGATCTGGCATCTGCTATG ACAATAACGAGTGTCAGAAGCCCGGCATCTGTCCTAATGGCCGCTGTGAAAACCTCCCTGGTACTTACCGCTGCCTCTGCAACGAGGGCTTCCTCCCATCTTCAGACAGCAAAGGCTGCAGTG ACATTGATGAGTGTGAGGACGTCAGACTGTGTGCTTACGGCCGCTGCATCAATACAGAAGGCTCCTTCCAGTGCCAGTGCTACCCGGGATACCAGCGCACACAGGAGGGCAGCCACTGTGAAG ATATCAACGAGTGTGAGAGGCCGTCAAACTGTCAGAGAGGCCGCTGTATCAACAGCATGGGCTCGTACCACTGTGAGTGCCAGAAGGGCTACACGCTGGTCGGAGGCAGGAGATGCCAAG ACATAGATGAATGTGCCGCAGACAGAAGCCTCTGCCAGCCCTACGGCTCTTGTGAGAACAGACCCGGCTcgtatttgtgtgtctgcaatCACGGCTATGTCCTCTCAGAGGACAAGCACAGCTGTGAGG CAGTTCGAGTGCTGATGGACGAGAAGAAGGAGTGTTACCTGAACCTCGATGACACTGTGTTCTGCGACAGCGTCCTGGCCACCAACGTCACCAAGCAGGAGTGCTGCTGCTCTATTGGAGTGGGCTGGGGAGATCACTGTGAGATCTACCCCTGTCCTGTCTCCAAGTCAG ATGAGTTCCACTCCCTGTGTCCAAACGGGCAAGGCCTCTACCTCGATGAAGGACTGCTGTACAGCCTGCCTGCCTACCATG ATATCGATGAGTGTTCTTTGTTCGCTGATGAAATCTGTAAGAAGGGTCACTGTGAGAACACGCTGCCGGGCTACGAGTGCTACTGTCAGCAGGGCTTCTACTATGACAGCAACCTTCTCGAGTGCATTG ATGTGAACGAATGCCACGATGAGTCTAAATGTATTAACGGTCAGTGCGTCAACACCGAAGGCTCCTTCTACTGCAACTGTAACCGGCCCTGGACTCCAGACATTAACAAGAAGATGTGTCTGATGGCAACAATAGCAG ATGTGAATGAGTGTGAGGACCCAGCCAACTGTAAGAACGGCCACTGTGTGGACACTCCAGGGTCGTACTACTGCATCTGCTCTCCGCCTTGGATGCTGGCCACCGACCGTAACAGCTGTGTGACTCCTGAGGAGCAGGCTG ATGTGAATGAGTGCCAGGACCCCTCGTACTGTAAGAATGGGAGGTGTGAGAACACGCCCGGCTCCTTTCACTGTTTTTGCGACCCTCCCCTCACCTTCAGTGCAGCGCTGAAACAGTGCGTCTATGACG ATCGTACTGCAGCCCACAAGGACGTGTGTTTCCTGCAGGTTGACGAGGGCTTGATCTGCAGCGAGCCCAGGAACGGCATGGTGGTGACCTACTCAGAGTGCTGCTGTCACTACGGTCGGGGCTGGGGGCCCGAGTGTAACACCTGTCCACCCAGAAACTCAG AGATGTTCAGTCGACTGTGTGAGATGCATCTGGAGACTGAGTCTGATGGGGAGCAGGATTTCCTGGCAGCTTTTGCCAACTACAACCCTGGTAAAAACCCTG GTGACAGTTCAGAGGAGGATTCGGATGAATGCAGCTGTGCAAATGGCCGCTGTGTCCGCTCCTACCTGGGCACCATGTGTGAATGTAACACAGGCTTTAGGCTGGACCACTCCCGCACCCGCTGTATAG aCATCGATGAGTGTGCAGAACCAGGAGCTCGTGTCAGTCCGTGTAGGAACGCTCGCTGCGTCAACACTGCTGGCTCATACAAGTGCTTCTGCAAAAATGGCTTCATGGCCTCACGCAGGCCAAACCAATGTATCCGTCGCAGAGCTCGGTAA
- the ltbp3 gene encoding latent-transforming growth factor beta-binding protein 3 isoform X2 has protein sequence MPSLIARLLVIWLSVHRLVWCTERSSTRERFKVVIAPLICKRICLKGQCQDTCEQGNNTTLIAENGQAADTLIGQGFRVVVCPLTCMNGGVCSSRKHCLCPPGFTGRLCQFPLQQTQQAQAARGNKQPVYPISLKPDGLKLGEQSAIGRTQLTQTHSIFTLPLTQVGHHSSEVQINLRVHHTPDTHVVIQPLDPSDIKPPHKMGPRPIPTRHKPKGRCFQETTPKQACNSTPLPVLTNQEDCCGTVGNSWGQNKCYQCPKLPNASVKQTIVEDYDSTCPQGYKRFNSTHCQDINECSMQGVCQNGDCLNTLGSFKCSCKAGLVLERNRCVIETESPNDLAQCFLLASESRGCEHPLPTPLTQEVCCCTVGKAWGRNCERCPQVGTVAFSQICPAGKGYVLQNIRETIIFPRKPDKEEPKRPERPPETTTAAQQAPTTTSGPRVPVVKPTPPTIIRLTPGNVPFETQTKVLPETDECKLRNICGHGECENSLNGHICHCHPGYHLNPQRNICEDNNECESDPCGHGRGLCVNIEGSYKCLCRQGYKHMVQHGRLKCIDVNECSKQDICGVGGQCVNLPGSYKCECHSGFRSKSHRHPVCEDINECLNPDTCPSEQCENTPGSYECVPCLPGHEARSGICYDNNECQKPGICPNGRCENLPGTYRCLCNEGFLPSSDSKGCSDIDECEDVRLCAYGRCINTEGSFQCQCYPGYQRTQEGSHCEDINECERPSNCQRGRCINSMGSYHCECQKGYTLVGGRRCQDIDECAADRSLCQPYGSCENRPGSYLCVCNHGYVLSEDKHSCEAVRVLMDEKKECYLNLDDTVFCDSVLATNVTKQECCCSIGVGWGDHCEIYPCPVSKSDEFHSLCPNGQGLYLDEGLLYSLPAYHDIDECSLFADEICKKGHCENTLPGYECYCQQGFYYDSNLLECIDVNECHDESKCINGQCVNTEGSFYCNCNRPWTPDINKKMCLMATIADVNECEDPANCKNGHCVDTPGSYYCICSPPWMLATDRNSCVTPEEQADVNECQDPSYCKNGRCENTPGSFHCFCDPPLTFSAALKQCVYDDRTAAHKDVCFLQVDEGLICSEPRNGMVVTYSECCCHYGRGWGPECNTCPPRNSEMFSRLCEMHLETESDGEQDFLAAFANYNPGDSSEEDSDECSCANGRCVRSYLGTMCECNTGFRLDHSRTRCIDIDECAEPGARVSPCRNARCVNTAGSYKCFCKNGFMASRRPNQCIRRRAR, from the exons ttgTGTGTCCCCTGACGTGTATGAATGGAGGAGTATGCAGCTCGAGGAAACACTGCCTGTGCCCGCCTGGCTTCACCGGGCGGCTCTGCCAGTTTCCACTCCAGCAGACGCAGCAAGCTCAGGCAGCGCGAGGCAACAAGCAGCCTGTCTACCCCATATCTTTGAAGCCAGACGGCCTCAAACTGGGGGAGCAATCAGCCATAGGGCGTACCCAGTTGACGCAAACACACTCAATTTTCACCCTACCCTTGACACAAGTAGGGCACCACTCCTCTGAAG tgcAGATAAATTTACGTGTTCACCACACGCCAGACACCCATGTAGTCATTCAACCCCTCGACCCATCAGATATCAAGCCTCCTCACAAGATGGGGCCACGCCCGATCCCCACGAGGCACAAACCAAAGGGGCGCTGCTTCCAGGAGACCACACCCAAACAAGCT TGCAACAGCACCCCGCTTCCTGTTCTGACCAATCAGGAGGATTGCTGTGGCACTGTGGGGAATTCATGGGGACAAAACAAGTGTTATCAGTGCCCCAAACTACCAA ATGCATCAGTCAAGCAGACCATTGTGGAGGACTACGACTCTACCTGTCCACAAGGCTATAAAAGATTCAACAGCACACACTGTCAAG ATATCAACGAGTGCTCCATGCAGGGTGTCTGTCAGAACGGAGACTGTCTGAACACACTGGGGAGCTTCAAATGTTCCTGCAAGGCCGGTTTGGTGTTAGAAAGGAACCGATGTGTGATTG agacagagtctCCAAATGACCTGGCTCAGTGCTTCCTGTTAGCGTCTGAGTCCAGGGGCTGCGAGCATCCTCTGCCCACCCCCCTCACCCAGGAGGtgtgctgctgcactgtgggCAAAGCCTGGGGACGCAACTGTGAAAGATGTCCTCAGGTGGGCACAG TGGCCTTCAGTCAGATCTGCCCTGCTGGGAAAGGCTACGTCCTCCAAAATATAAGAGAGACCATCATCTTCCCTCGCAAGCCAGATAAGGAGG AACCAAAGCGGCCG GAGAGGCCTCCAGAGACGACGACTGCTGCCCAGCAGgctcccaccaccaccagcgGTCCTCGTGTGCCTG TTGTTAAACCCACCCCGCCAACGATCATCAGGTTGACCCCAGGCAATGTCCCCTTCGAAACACAGACCAAAGTCTTGC CAGAGACAGATGAATGCAAGCTAAGGAACATTTGTGGTCACGGAGAGTGTGAGAACAGCCTCAACGGCCACATCTGTCACTGTCACCCAGGCTACCATCTCAACCCGCAGAGGAACATCTGTGAGG ATAATAATGAGTGTGAGTCAGACCCGTGCGGCCATGGCAGAGGCCTCTGCGTCAACATAGAGGGAAGTTACAAGTGCCTCTGTCGTCAGGGGTATAAACACATGGTGCAGCACGGGAGACTGAAATGCATAG ATGTGAATGAGTGCTCAAAGCAGGACATCTGTGGTGTCGGAGGCCAGTGTGTGAACCTGCCCGGTTCTTATAAATGTGAATGTCACAGCGGGTTTCGGAGCAAGTCACACCGTCATCCAGTCTGTGAAG ACATAAATGAGTGTCTGAACCCTGACACTTGTCCCAGTGAGCAGTGTGAGAACACACCAGGCTCCTATGAGTGCGTCCCGTGCTTGCCTGGTCATGAGGCCCGATCTGGCATCTGCTATG ACAATAACGAGTGTCAGAAGCCCGGCATCTGTCCTAATGGCCGCTGTGAAAACCTCCCTGGTACTTACCGCTGCCTCTGCAACGAGGGCTTCCTCCCATCTTCAGACAGCAAAGGCTGCAGTG ACATTGATGAGTGTGAGGACGTCAGACTGTGTGCTTACGGCCGCTGCATCAATACAGAAGGCTCCTTCCAGTGCCAGTGCTACCCGGGATACCAGCGCACACAGGAGGGCAGCCACTGTGAAG ATATCAACGAGTGTGAGAGGCCGTCAAACTGTCAGAGAGGCCGCTGTATCAACAGCATGGGCTCGTACCACTGTGAGTGCCAGAAGGGCTACACGCTGGTCGGAGGCAGGAGATGCCAAG ACATAGATGAATGTGCCGCAGACAGAAGCCTCTGCCAGCCCTACGGCTCTTGTGAGAACAGACCCGGCTcgtatttgtgtgtctgcaatCACGGCTATGTCCTCTCAGAGGACAAGCACAGCTGTGAGG CAGTTCGAGTGCTGATGGACGAGAAGAAGGAGTGTTACCTGAACCTCGATGACACTGTGTTCTGCGACAGCGTCCTGGCCACCAACGTCACCAAGCAGGAGTGCTGCTGCTCTATTGGAGTGGGCTGGGGAGATCACTGTGAGATCTACCCCTGTCCTGTCTCCAAGTCAG ATGAGTTCCACTCCCTGTGTCCAAACGGGCAAGGCCTCTACCTCGATGAAGGACTGCTGTACAGCCTGCCTGCCTACCATG ATATCGATGAGTGTTCTTTGTTCGCTGATGAAATCTGTAAGAAGGGTCACTGTGAGAACACGCTGCCGGGCTACGAGTGCTACTGTCAGCAGGGCTTCTACTATGACAGCAACCTTCTCGAGTGCATTG ATGTGAACGAATGCCACGATGAGTCTAAATGTATTAACGGTCAGTGCGTCAACACCGAAGGCTCCTTCTACTGCAACTGTAACCGGCCCTGGACTCCAGACATTAACAAGAAGATGTGTCTGATGGCAACAATAGCAG ATGTGAATGAGTGTGAGGACCCAGCCAACTGTAAGAACGGCCACTGTGTGGACACTCCAGGGTCGTACTACTGCATCTGCTCTCCGCCTTGGATGCTGGCCACCGACCGTAACAGCTGTGTGACTCCTGAGGAGCAGGCTG ATGTGAATGAGTGCCAGGACCCCTCGTACTGTAAGAATGGGAGGTGTGAGAACACGCCCGGCTCCTTTCACTGTTTTTGCGACCCTCCCCTCACCTTCAGTGCAGCGCTGAAACAGTGCGTCTATGACG ATCGTACTGCAGCCCACAAGGACGTGTGTTTCCTGCAGGTTGACGAGGGCTTGATCTGCAGCGAGCCCAGGAACGGCATGGTGGTGACCTACTCAGAGTGCTGCTGTCACTACGGTCGGGGCTGGGGGCCCGAGTGTAACACCTGTCCACCCAGAAACTCAG AGATGTTCAGTCGACTGTGTGAGATGCATCTGGAGACTGAGTCTGATGGGGAGCAGGATTTCCTGGCAGCTTTTGCCAACTACAACCCTG GTGACAGTTCAGAGGAGGATTCGGATGAATGCAGCTGTGCAAATGGCCGCTGTGTCCGCTCCTACCTGGGCACCATGTGTGAATGTAACACAGGCTTTAGGCTGGACCACTCCCGCACCCGCTGTATAG aCATCGATGAGTGTGCAGAACCAGGAGCTCGTGTCAGTCCGTGTAGGAACGCTCGCTGCGTCAACACTGCTGGCTCATACAAGTGCTTCTGCAAAAATGGCTTCATGGCCTCACGCAGGCCAAACCAATGTATCCGTCGCAGAGCTCGGTAA